Genomic window (Desulfuromonas sp.):
GGCTTTGAACTGGGTTACCGCTGGCGAGACGAGGCCCCGGCCGATGAACTGCGCTACCTGGTCGAGGTCGGCGGCGATTTCACCAAATCCCTCTACGGTCGGGCCAAGCTCGATGGGATCAAGGGAATGGACAACGGTGAAGGCGGCGCCAGCATCAACCGCAGCAACCCGAACCAGTTCGACCTGATCAAGCTCGATCTGGCTCTGGGTTACAAGATGACCCCTCGTTGGGGAGTGGAGGCAGTATACGCGCCGGCCATCTCTGGTGAAACGACTCTGGACGGCACCACTTACTCCCTGGCACTGACCTATCAGCCCTAGCCCATGTTTAACACCTGAAATTATTTTCCTAGGAGGCTGTCGGACTTTCCCGATTTTAAGGAAATCGACGTCCACAAATCCTCTGTGCGCTTGTGCGCTTGGGGTCAGCCCTGCAAGCTTGGCAATTCCTCAACAAGATTTTGAAATAACACAAAAAAAAACGCCTCCGGACCGTAAAGGTTCCGGAGGCGTTCTATTTGACTTTGGCCGCTCGCAGGATCGGGTTGCGAAGCCGATAAAACTATTGTAGGAAAATGGTCGGGGCGAGAGGATTTGAACCTCCGACCCCCTTAGCCCCGAAAAGGGCAAACTGTTTCGATCTAACCTCGGCAGGCAATAGGTATTTTGTCCCCCGATTTCCCCATGTTGTCCCCCGATTTCCCCAGCCTCTGCACTACTTGTGTATCCTGCGTTTATTATGTTGATCGTCTATGGCCACGTAGATAAACCGGGCCTCGGTAACCTTGAAACGGTTGCCGCCGGTTGATCTTGTTACTGGCTTTACCCNTACTGGCTTTACCCAGACCTCGAGTTTCAGGGAGATGGAGGTGTTGCCTACTTTTTCAACCTGGCCGTAACAGCAAACCACGTCTCCTACCTGAATGGGCTTGATGAATTTCATCCCTTCCACAGCCACGGTTACGATCCGGCCCCCGCTGATCTCTTTGGCCAGAATACCACCGGCGATATCCATCTGGGACATTGCCCAACCACCAAAAATATCACCATTGGGATTGGTGTCCGCCGGCATGGCGAGAGTGCGCAAGACCAATTCCCCGCTGGGTTCTTCAGGATTTTCCATATGTCCCCCGTTTTTATATAGTTAGTGCAAAAAGTGGCAGGGCAAGACTTGACCCCGCGCCCCCGCGTTTAGAAATATATCCACCTGTTTTCCTTATCGCATGAATTGCGAGAGTTTTGGAGGCAGGGACGCTCGGAGGCAATACAGGGGTGCGGGTGACACGTCAGGCTAATCGACTAATCAACAACGTCCCCCTAGGTTGACCCAATTGTCAATGGGGCGATGGAGACGAAAACATGCTTTCGCCGCTTGCCTTTCGACACCCACCCTTCAAGCTCCCCCTTGGGTGCCTCAAGTCAACCCACTCTTTGTGGGCTGTCCTGCTTTGTGGGGGTTGACATTAAAATCGGTATTGTGCCCCCCGAATCCCTGCTGGCCCGAATCCCTGAAGACCTGGCCCGGCCTCTGCACTACTTGTGTATCATGCGTTTATTATGTTGATCGTCTATGGCCACGTAGATAAACCGGGCCTCGGTAACCTTGAAACGATTGCCGCCGGTTGATCTTGTTACTGGCTTTACCCAGACCTCGAGTTTCAGGGAGATGGAGGTGTTGCCTACTTTTTCAACCTGGCCGTAACAGCAAACCNNNNNNNATATCCATCTGGGACATTGCCCAACCACCAAAAATATCACCATTGGGATTGGTGTCCGCCGGCATGGCGAGAGTGCGCAAGACCAATTCCCCGCTGGGTCCTTCAGGATTTTCCATATGTCCCCCGTTTTTATATAGTTAGTGCAAAAAGTGGCAGGGCAAGACTTGACCCCGCGCCCGTTGCTGGGTTCATCAGGATTTTCCATATGTCCCCCGTTTTTAACGATTTGAGGCTTGTACAGCAGAAAGGCGAAAACGGCAGAGTTCAGGGGACACCATACTTAACTCTTGGATTTAATTGAGTATGGTGTCCCCTGAACTCCCTAAACTAGAATTTACCTGTAGCTCTGCCCCCTATAGGCTCTCTTCCACCCTAAACAACTTATCCCCCTGAGACAACTTAACCACAAAATTCTCTTCCTTTTTCAACTCCTCCGGCAACTTATCCTTTAGAATCGAAGCCACAAACTGAATCCCCTTCCGGTTCACCAACTGAGCAATCTTCAGAAGTTGATTGTCATGCATCAACTCCTTCTTGTCATTCAGCAGAAAGTGCAGGCAGGGGATATCCTCTTCATCGGCAAACAGAGTATAGGCGATATCGAAACAGGAAATCTCCCCCTGCTTTTTGCCGGAGCTGAGGTTGGCGATATCGGTATCGAAGACGCTGAACTTGTAGAGCCGCTCCCCCTTTTTGTTCACGACCGTATCGTACTTCAGCGCATACTGCTCGCCGTATAGCTCCTTGGCGATGGCTGTAAAGTGCCGGTTGAACTTGTTGACTTGATCCTTCAGCTTCAGCTCGAACTCCTCGGAAAAGAGCTCATCATCAATGGTCTCCAGCTTCTTGGCAAGCGACTTCAGGTTCCCCTCCACCTCGGAGAGCTGCTGGATGACGCTTTCGTACTCCCCTTTGCGCCGGTGCTTCTCGTTCAACTCGGCGATCAGCTTTTCCAGCACCGCAAACGAGTCGCTCCGGGTCACCGCCATGGACAGCTCCGCCTCTTCCCGCAACAGCCGGCTCAAATGCGCCGACTTGCTCCTGATCTCCGAATCCAACCGCGGCAGATCCTTGGCGATGAAGCGGACCTTTTCCGCAATCATCCGATTGTGAAAGGCGCAAAGGTCGGCAAAAGTCTTCTGAATCCCGGCGATCCGGTCGGTTGCTTGCTGGTAGATCTGCTCCAGTTGCCGCAGGTCGATGTGGGCCGTGCTCTTTTCCAGGTCCTGTTGCGCCCCCAGAATCAGGTCGCGCCGGATGTTCAGCCGACCCATTTCCGCGCTGACGAGGTTGATCTGGTACTTGACCTGATTCAGCCGGTCCAGATCGGCCTCGAAACTCTCGTTGAGGTTGAAATCTGCCTTTCGCCGGTTGAGTTGCTCG
Coding sequences:
- a CDS encoding DUF2326 domain-containing protein, whose translation is MFLKSLTISSHDEIIRQIRFHSGINLIEDETPNVNGIETGNNVGKTTVLMLVDFCLAGKAKQIYTDPEQKKQEYKLVKDFLFDNEVLITLVLTDDLSRDDAKEIRIERNFLPRNRKIQGINGKSLSDNKEFEATLTELLFPGHRGKPSLRQIISHNIRYKDLSLIYTLKTLDRYTRDAEYETLYLYLLGVDYGQGDAKQELLAQIRLEQTFKARLEKNQTRSAYETALAILEGEIEQLNRRKADFNLNESFEADLDRLNQVKYQINLVSAEMGRLNIRRDLILGAQQDLEKSTAHIDLRQLEQIYQQATDRIAGIQKTFADLCAFHNRMIAEKVRFIAKDLPRLDSEIRSKSAHLSRLLREEAELSMAVTRSDSFAVLEKLIAELNEKHRRKGEYESVIQQLSEVEGNLKSLAKKLETIDDELFSEEFELKLKDQVNKFNRHFTAIAKELYGEQYALKYDTVVNKKGERLYKFSVFDTDIANLSSGKKQGEISCFDIAYTLFADEEDIPCLHFLLNDKKELMHDNQLLKIAQLVNRKGIQFVASILKDKLPEELKKEENFVVKLSQGDKLFRVEESL